A stretch of the Lactuca sativa cultivar Salinas chromosome 9, Lsat_Salinas_v11, whole genome shotgun sequence genome encodes the following:
- the LOC111889716 gene encoding uncharacterized protein LOC111889716, producing MEGLTTTAYKSVKGCWRARGYQRLGTSTSHDSAGREEEEEESGSKPRRLRRRKRRFWRFRINPRLTLKLKPRKLFIGIRDAYMMIMMKLASSSVVRGRTMGGEGFGTMAMKEYDEKMIMEIYKTLAMRQGQLIPSQNISV from the coding sequence ATGGAAGGCTTAACCACTACAGCATACAAAAGTGTAAAAGGCTGCTGGCGAGCAAGAGGGTACCAACGCCTCGGCACCAGTACTAGTCACGACAGTGCAGgacgagaggaggaggaggaggagtctGGATCGAAGCCGAGGAGGTTGAGGAGGAGGAAAAGGCGGTTCTGGAGGTTTAGGATAAATCCGAGGCTTACTTTGAAGCTGAAGCCCAGGAAGTTGTTTATAGGAATCCGTGATGCTTATATGATGATTATGATGAAACTCGCGAGTTCATCTGTGGTGAGGGGGAGAACAATGGGTGGAGAAGGGTTTGGGACGATGGCAATGAAAGAATACGATGAGAAGATGATAATGGAGATCTACAAGACATTGGCGATGAGGCAAGGCCAGCTGATCCCATCCCAGAATATTtctgtttaa